From the Pseudomonas putida genome, one window contains:
- a CDS encoding long-chain-acyl-CoA synthetase — MNLPQALHAPAQQPVSREQTQALLDLRSAASAQIKPRDLYTLADRLEAQADRHGERPFLIYGEQVLSYAEVDRLADQVAHACLARGLRPGDVCALAMENRPAFFACWFGLVKLGVVVAFINTQVAGKPLVHALQTTHAKALLVGEECLGNLQATEGLPPLPVWLVNDAEQPWPVELPAGIDTTFAQDLAAAPRSRFPRALRADIEAQAPTLLIFTSGTTGLPKAARYSHMRWMSSGDVMEVTLQATHDDVFYCCLPLYHGAAATSVTSTALRVGASIVVRRKFSVREFWSDVARHRISVFQYIGEICRYLLNRPVQAGEREHSLRCMLGAGLSAEAWQRWVERFGPIQVFEGWGATEANTNLINVDNYLGSCGRVPDWNRTNLRLVRYDVENDCHPRDANGFYQLCEVGEVGEAMGFIVDHPDIGGGRFEGYTCAAATESKIRRDVLQAGDAWWSSGDLLRQDADGYCYFVDRIGDTFRWKSENVSTQEVADALSDLPGLELINVYGVQVPEHEGRAGMAAVLMQPGEVFDPQAFYQLTEARLPRYAAPLFVRVSAAADLTSTFKLRKVDLQRQGYCPQACADPLFIRDEGSASYQPYSRQMLARVGLPAFIGGQHG, encoded by the coding sequence ATGAACCTGCCTCAAGCACTGCACGCCCCGGCGCAACAGCCGGTCAGCCGCGAACAGACCCAGGCCCTGCTCGACCTGCGCAGCGCTGCCAGCGCGCAGATCAAGCCCCGTGACCTGTACACCCTGGCCGACCGCCTGGAAGCGCAGGCCGATCGCCACGGCGAGCGCCCGTTTCTCATCTATGGCGAGCAGGTGCTGAGCTACGCCGAAGTCGACCGCCTGGCCGACCAGGTGGCCCATGCCTGCCTGGCCCGTGGGCTGCGCCCCGGTGACGTGTGCGCGCTGGCGATGGAGAACCGCCCGGCGTTCTTCGCCTGCTGGTTCGGCCTGGTCAAGCTTGGCGTGGTGGTGGCGTTCATCAATACCCAAGTGGCCGGCAAGCCCCTGGTGCATGCGCTGCAAACCACCCACGCCAAGGCCCTGCTGGTCGGCGAGGAGTGCCTGGGCAATCTGCAGGCGACCGAAGGCTTGCCGCCGCTGCCGGTGTGGCTGGTCAACGACGCCGAACAGCCTTGGCCGGTTGAGCTACCGGCCGGTATCGACACCACGTTCGCCCAGGACCTCGCCGCCGCGCCGCGCAGTCGCTTCCCGCGGGCGCTGCGTGCGGATATCGAGGCCCAGGCGCCGACGCTGCTGATATTCACCTCGGGCACCACCGGCCTGCCGAAGGCGGCGCGCTACAGCCACATGCGCTGGATGTCGTCGGGCGATGTGATGGAAGTGACCTTGCAGGCCACCCACGACGATGTGTTCTATTGCTGCCTGCCGCTGTATCACGGCGCAGCCGCCACTTCGGTCACCTCCACGGCCCTGCGCGTGGGTGCGAGCATCGTGGTGCGGCGCAAGTTCAGCGTGCGCGAGTTCTGGAGCGACGTGGCGCGTCATCGCATCAGCGTGTTCCAGTACATCGGTGAAATCTGCCGCTACCTGCTCAACCGCCCGGTCCAGGCCGGGGAGCGCGAGCACAGCCTGCGCTGCATGCTCGGCGCCGGCCTGTCGGCGGAGGCCTGGCAACGCTGGGTCGAGCGCTTCGGCCCGATCCAGGTGTTCGAAGGCTGGGGTGCCACCGAAGCCAACACCAACCTCATCAACGTCGACAACTACCTCGGCTCCTGCGGCCGGGTGCCGGACTGGAACCGCACCAACCTGCGCCTGGTGCGCTACGACGTGGAGAACGACTGCCACCCACGCGACGCCAACGGCTTCTACCAGCTGTGCGAAGTCGGTGAGGTGGGCGAGGCCATGGGCTTCATCGTCGACCACCCCGACATCGGCGGCGGCCGCTTCGAGGGGTATACCTGCGCGGCAGCCACCGAGAGCAAGATCCGCCGCGATGTGCTGCAGGCCGGCGATGCCTGGTGGAGCTCGGGCGACTTGCTGCGCCAGGATGCCGATGGCTATTGCTACTTCGTCGACCGCATTGGCGACACCTTCCGCTGGAAGAGCGAGAACGTTTCCACCCAGGAGGTGGCCGATGCCCTCAGCGACCTGCCGGGCCTCGAACTGATCAACGTCTACGGCGTGCAGGTGCCGGAGCACGAAGGCAGGGCGGGCATGGCCGCCGTGCTGATGCAGCCGGGGGAGGTGTTCGACCCGCAGGCGTTCTACCAGCTGACCGAAGCGCGCCTGCCGCGCTATGCCGCGCCGCTGTTCGTGCGGGTGAGTGCGGCGGCGGACCTGACCAGCACTTTCAAGCTGCGCAAGGTTGATTTGCAGCGCCAGGGCTACTGCCCACAAGCCTGCGCGGACCCGCTGTTCATCCGTGACGAAGGCAGCGCCAGCTATCAGCCCTATTCGCGGCAGATGCTGGCCCGGGTCGGGCTGCCAGCCTTCATCGGTGGCCAACATGGCTGA
- a CDS encoding alkene reductase, producing the protein MSILFEPVRLGDLQLANRIVMAPMTRSRADRQGVPGSDMVAYYRQRASAGLIVAEGTAPSASGLGYCRTPAIYSAEQVSAWRQVTRAVQAEGGRIVLQLMHVGRAASHHNKPLGAATVAPSAIRARTQLFSDTAGMVDTEMPEALSLEGIAGVIDDYRRAALNAREAGFDGVELHCTSGYLPMQFMAAGSNQRDDAYGGDARNRVRFAAEVLAAMAGAIGAGRVGLRLCPANPYNDIDDHEPAVTSAALCAAVAPLNLAYLHVMRSPLPGLDAFALARSNSTQALILNDGFDGASAQAALAAGEGAAVSFGRHFIGNPDLVERLRHGRPLAGFDRKTLYTPGARGYSDYPRWQACAEVAQ; encoded by the coding sequence ATGAGCATCTTGTTCGAGCCTGTGCGGCTGGGTGACCTGCAGTTGGCCAACCGCATCGTCATGGCCCCGATGACCCGCAGCCGTGCCGACCGCCAAGGTGTGCCGGGCAGCGACATGGTCGCCTACTACCGCCAGCGGGCCAGCGCCGGGCTGATCGTGGCCGAAGGCACCGCGCCTTCGGCCAGCGGCCTGGGCTACTGCCGTACTCCGGCCATCTACAGCGCCGAACAGGTGAGCGCCTGGCGCCAGGTGACCCGCGCCGTGCAGGCTGAAGGGGGGCGCATCGTGTTGCAACTGATGCACGTCGGGCGCGCCGCCAGCCACCATAACAAGCCGCTCGGCGCCGCCACGGTGGCGCCCTCGGCGATCCGCGCCCGCACCCAGCTGTTCAGCGACACGGCCGGGATGGTCGACACCGAGATGCCCGAGGCGCTGTCCCTTGAGGGCATTGCCGGGGTGATCGACGACTATCGCCGGGCCGCGCTGAATGCCCGCGAGGCGGGCTTCGATGGCGTCGAGCTACACTGCACCAGCGGTTACCTGCCCATGCAGTTCATGGCCGCCGGCAGCAACCAGCGCGACGATGCCTATGGTGGCGACGCCCGCAACCGGGTGCGCTTTGCCGCAGAGGTGCTGGCGGCCATGGCGGGCGCCATTGGCGCGGGCCGGGTCGGCCTGCGCTTGTGCCCCGCCAACCCATACAACGACATCGACGACCACGAGCCGGCCGTGACCAGTGCGGCGCTGTGTGCGGCGGTGGCGCCCTTGAACCTGGCCTACCTGCATGTCATGCGCTCGCCGCTGCCAGGGCTCGATGCGTTCGCCCTGGCGCGCAGCAACAGCACCCAGGCGCTGATCCTCAACGATGGCTTCGACGGGGCCTCGGCGCAGGCTGCGCTGGCGGCGGGCGAGGGCGCGGCGGTGTCGTTCGGCCGGCACTTCATCGGCAACCCGGACCTGGTCGAGCGCCTGCGCCACGGGCGGCCTCTGGCCGGCTTCGACCGCAAGACCCTGTACACCCCAGGGGCACGCGGCTACAGCGACTACCCCCGCTGGCAGGCCTGCGCGGAGGTGGCGCAATGA
- a CDS encoding spinster family MFS transporter, with amino-acid sequence MNPSPPVTWRTHYALLVLASIYVFNYIDRQLMAILIEPVKLEFGISDTGIGLLSGVTFAVFYTVFGLPLGRLSDRIGRKPVIAFSCMAWSLMTMLCGMAGSFFTLVLARIGVAIGEAGGTAPSVAMVSDLYPPQRRSTALAVLMLGSSLGAIVGLGLGGWIAQQHGWRYAFLLIGAPGILLGLLLLLTVRAPKPVRLQQASAAPAEGWLQTLGELLRMPSFAWLVLTGGAAAIAGYAIGTWSPSFLIRSHGLNMQQAGFLVGVIGGSGSTIGTLVCGLLTDRLARRDVGWQIGVPLLGTLLSIPFALAYFLWPQGTAFYIGDTPVPQAFLFYSAFGFFGVWWATPCLGAITHLFPANRLAQATAIFVMAMTLLGVGLGPLLIGMLSDLFLPRLQGESLRYALAASVVLLVLAAVFLTVALPRYRAQIKGLAGGKVVGAVAV; translated from the coding sequence GTGAACCCATCCCCTCCCGTGACCTGGCGTACCCACTACGCCTTGCTGGTGCTGGCCAGCATCTATGTTTTCAACTACATCGACCGCCAGCTGATGGCGATCCTGATCGAGCCGGTGAAGCTTGAATTCGGCATCTCCGACACCGGTATCGGGTTGCTTTCAGGGGTAACCTTCGCGGTGTTCTACACGGTGTTCGGCCTGCCCCTTGGGCGCCTGTCGGACCGCATCGGACGCAAGCCGGTGATCGCCTTCAGCTGCATGGCCTGGAGCCTGATGACCATGCTCTGCGGCATGGCCGGCAGCTTCTTTACCCTGGTGCTGGCGCGGATCGGCGTGGCCATCGGTGAAGCTGGCGGCACTGCGCCGTCGGTGGCGATGGTCTCCGACCTATACCCGCCGCAGCGCCGCTCCACCGCCCTGGCGGTACTGATGCTCGGTTCGAGCCTGGGCGCCATCGTCGGTCTCGGCCTGGGCGGCTGGATTGCCCAGCAGCATGGCTGGCGCTATGCGTTCCTGCTGATCGGCGCGCCCGGCATCCTGCTCGGCCTGTTGCTGTTGCTGACCGTGCGCGCACCGAAGCCTGTGCGGCTGCAGCAGGCCAGCGCCGCGCCGGCCGAAGGCTGGCTGCAGACCCTGGGCGAGCTGCTGCGCATGCCGTCGTTTGCGTGGCTGGTGCTGACCGGTGGCGCGGCGGCGATCGCGGGCTATGCCATTGGTACCTGGAGCCCGAGCTTCCTGATCCGTTCACACGGTCTGAACATGCAGCAGGCGGGCTTTCTGGTGGGGGTGATCGGTGGCAGCGGGTCGACCATCGGCACCCTGGTGTGCGGCCTGCTCACCGACCGCCTGGCCCGGCGTGATGTCGGCTGGCAGATCGGTGTGCCGCTGCTGGGTACGCTGTTGAGCATTCCGTTTGCCCTGGCTTACTTCCTGTGGCCGCAGGGGACTGCGTTTTACATTGGCGATACGCCGGTGCCCCAGGCGTTTCTGTTCTACAGCGCGTTCGGTTTCTTTGGGGTGTGGTGGGCGACGCCTTGCCTGGGGGCGATCACCCATCTGTTCCCGGCGAATCGACTGGCACAGGCCACGGCGATCTTTGTCATGGCCATGACCTTGCTGGGGGTTGGACTGGGGCCATTGTTGATCGGGATGCTCAGTGACCTGTTCCTGCCGAGATTGCAGGGGGAGTCGCTGCGGTATGCGTTGGCGGCTTCGGTGGTGTTGCTGGTGTTGGCGGCGGTGTTTCTGACGGTGGCTTTGCCGCGGTATCGGGCGCAGATCAAGGGGTTGGCGGGTGGCAAGGTGGTTGGCGCGGTGGCTGTGTAG
- a CDS encoding DUF1329 domain-containing protein, whose translation MLAAALTLNSGLVTSAHAAVPPAEAARLGKDLTCVGAEQAGNAEGTIPPYTGKYLGEVPGWNHVKFSGDQPVDPYANEKPILVITAQNMDQYAAHLTDGQKALLKKYPTSYKMNIYPGHRDFRYPDYVCRRVMDNALHAQLVNDGLGVEGLGQVPFPIPKNGMEVLWNHQLPARAYTEEKISDLASVLPNGSIGWGRAHARNLSQANSPTVEPKTSDMIQAMSYNTTLKPARDNGVISIAHEPYNFVTSSRQAWAYSPSTRRVRQMPGYGYDQPMIGTNGTMTVDEDRLFNGAPERYTWKLLGKREIYSPANAFKANAGTVKYAELLTPNHPNPEFMRYELRRVWVVEADLKEGYRHVYGKRVLFIDEDTWNAVMADNYDARGQLWKHAMINYYYHPDMSAWQAGSQFFMDLNSGQYTGYGMTNEAKKGPILNESKFTPDMYTADAARAIGR comes from the coding sequence ATGCTCGCAGCCGCCCTGACCCTCAACAGCGGGCTGGTCACCAGCGCCCACGCCGCCGTACCACCGGCGGAGGCCGCCCGCCTGGGCAAGGACCTGACCTGCGTCGGCGCCGAGCAGGCCGGCAATGCCGAAGGCACCATCCCGCCCTACACCGGCAAGTACCTGGGCGAGGTGCCGGGCTGGAACCACGTCAAGTTCTCCGGTGACCAGCCGGTGGACCCATACGCCAATGAAAAGCCGATCCTGGTGATCACCGCGCAGAACATGGACCAGTATGCCGCGCACCTGACCGACGGGCAGAAGGCGCTGCTGAAGAAGTACCCGACCAGCTACAAGATGAACATCTACCCGGGGCACCGCGACTTCCGTTACCCCGACTACGTGTGCCGGCGGGTGATGGACAATGCCCTGCATGCCCAGCTGGTCAACGATGGGCTGGGCGTCGAGGGCCTGGGCCAGGTGCCATTCCCGATTCCCAAGAACGGCATGGAGGTGCTGTGGAACCACCAGCTGCCGGCACGTGCCTACACCGAGGAGAAGATTTCCGACCTCGCCTCGGTCCTGCCCAACGGCAGCATCGGCTGGGGCCGCGCCCATGCGCGCAACCTGTCGCAGGCCAACTCGCCGACCGTGGAGCCGAAGACTTCCGACATGATCCAGGCGATGAGCTACAACACCACGCTCAAGCCGGCCCGTGATAACGGGGTGATCAGCATTGCCCACGAGCCCTACAACTTCGTCACTTCATCGCGTCAGGCCTGGGCCTACAGCCCGTCGACCCGGCGTGTGCGGCAGATGCCGGGGTATGGCTATGACCAGCCGATGATCGGCACCAACGGCACCATGACCGTGGACGAGGACCGCCTGTTCAACGGCGCACCGGAGCGTTACACCTGGAAGCTGCTGGGCAAGCGCGAGATCTACAGCCCGGCCAACGCCTTCAAGGCCAACGCCGGCACGGTCAAGTACGCCGAGCTGCTGACCCCCAACCACCCCAACCCCGAGTTCATGCGGTATGAGCTGCGCCGGGTGTGGGTGGTCGAGGCCGACCTGAAGGAAGGCTACCGCCATGTGTATGGCAAGCGCGTGCTGTTCATTGACGAGGACACCTGGAACGCGGTGATGGCCGACAACTACGATGCCCGTGGGCAGCTGTGGAAGCATGCCATGATCAATTACTACTACCACCCGGACATGAGTGCCTGGCAGGCAGGGTCGCAGTTCTTCATGGACTTGAACTCGGGGCAGTACACCGGGTATGGCATGACCAACGAGGCGAAGAAGGGGCCGATTCTGAACGAGAGCAAGTTTACCCCGGACATGTATACCGCTGATGCGGCGCGGGCGATTGGGCGTTGA
- a CDS encoding class I adenylate-forming enzyme family protein produces the protein MSIDHWRHAWAQLIAPGSPFEVMAPAEGGPRHFRHAPRNLLQVIDAARVHGDKEFVVWQQQRLSFAEYFDAVDRLAGQLAGRLGLRPGERVAIAMRNQPAWLVAFAAIQRCGAVCVPLNSWGLHDELLHGVKDSGARLLIGDDARLALLQGDLAAAGRTFIVVGRAADAGLPAHCLRYEDLLAAEPLPLATVDVAPEAPALILYTSGTTSRAKGVLSSHGAICQALTALEFQGAFCALTSPERVAGMLGSGFASTTLMAVPLFHVSGLHAQFLSALRGGRRLLLMYKWDAEQALDLIRDERCTQFNGAPVMMQQLLASPRYDGADTASLFGLGLGGGASSAGLLDEMLVRRPQVIAGSGYGLTESNGIGAAIGGDLFAYCPASAGWPLPIVEVRIGDDPLQPLPAGREGLIWLRSPTLMQGYWNLAEASRQTLRDGWLDTGDLGYLDDEGFLYISGRVKDLINRGGEKISAAEIETCVSDMPGVLEAAAFAVADPLHGEVVALAIHGAAASLPAIDQVRTFIAQRLAAYKVPAQVYRVDQPLPRNATGKVLKAELKARLGSA, from the coding sequence ATGAGCATTGACCATTGGCGGCACGCCTGGGCGCAGTTGATCGCCCCCGGCTCACCGTTTGAAGTGATGGCCCCGGCCGAAGGTGGCCCGCGGCATTTTCGCCATGCGCCGCGCAACCTGCTGCAGGTGATCGACGCCGCACGGGTGCATGGCGACAAGGAGTTCGTCGTCTGGCAGCAGCAGCGGCTGAGCTTTGCCGAGTATTTCGACGCGGTCGACCGCCTGGCCGGCCAGCTCGCAGGCCGCCTGGGCCTGCGCCCTGGCGAGCGGGTGGCTATTGCCATGCGCAACCAGCCGGCCTGGCTGGTGGCGTTCGCTGCCATCCAGCGTTGCGGCGCGGTGTGCGTGCCGCTCAACAGCTGGGGCCTGCACGATGAGCTGTTGCATGGCGTGAAAGACAGCGGTGCACGCCTGCTGATCGGCGACGATGCGCGCCTGGCCTTGCTCCAGGGCGACCTGGCAGCGGCGGGGCGGACCTTCATCGTGGTCGGGCGCGCCGCCGATGCCGGGTTGCCCGCGCACTGCCTGCGCTACGAAGACCTGCTGGCGGCTGAACCACTGCCGCTGGCAACCGTGGACGTGGCGCCTGAAGCCCCGGCGCTGATCCTCTACACCTCCGGCACCACCAGCCGCGCCAAGGGCGTGCTGTCCAGCCATGGGGCGATTTGCCAGGCGCTGACCGCGTTGGAGTTCCAGGGCGCGTTCTGTGCGCTGACCTCGCCCGAACGGGTGGCGGGCATGCTCGGCAGTGGCTTTGCCTCGACCACCCTGATGGCGGTGCCGCTGTTCCATGTCAGCGGCCTGCACGCGCAGTTTCTCTCGGCCTTGCGCGGCGGCCGGCGCCTGCTGCTGATGTACAAGTGGGATGCCGAGCAGGCGCTGGACCTGATCCGTGACGAGCGCTGCACCCAGTTCAATGGCGCCCCGGTAATGATGCAGCAGCTGCTGGCCTCGCCGCGCTATGACGGCGCCGACACCGCCAGCCTGTTCGGCCTGGGCCTGGGCGGCGGTGCCTCGTCGGCCGGCCTGCTGGACGAAATGCTGGTGCGCAGGCCCCAGGTGATTGCCGGCAGTGGCTACGGCCTGACCGAAAGCAACGGCATCGGCGCGGCGATTGGCGGCGACCTGTTCGCCTACTGCCCGGCCAGCGCCGGCTGGCCATTGCCGATTGTCGAGGTGCGTATTGGCGACGACCCCCTGCAGCCGCTGCCGGCCGGCCGCGAAGGGCTGATCTGGCTGCGCTCGCCGACCTTGATGCAGGGCTACTGGAACCTCGCCGAGGCCAGCCGCCAGACCCTGCGCGACGGCTGGCTCGACACCGGCGACCTCGGTTACCTCGACGACGAGGGCTTCCTGTACATCAGCGGCCGGGTCAAGGACCTGATCAACCGCGGTGGCGAGAAGATTTCCGCGGCCGAGATCGAAACCTGCGTCAGCGACATGCCCGGTGTGCTGGAAGCCGCGGCGTTCGCCGTCGCCGACCCGCTGCATGGCGAAGTGGTGGCGCTGGCGATCCACGGCGCTGCGGCGAGCCTGCCGGCCATTGATCAAGTGCGCACGTTCATCGCCCAGCGCCTGGCGGCCTACAAGGTGCCCGCGCAGGTCTACCGCGTCGACCAGCCATTGCCCCGCAACGCCACCGGCAAGGTGCTCAAGGCCGAACTCAAGGCACGCCTGGGCAGCGCGTGA
- a CDS encoding acyl-CoA dehydrogenase family protein: MNLRYNEEQRLLADSARDFLAARSPVAAQRRLRDQGVAQGFDSQLWREAVELGWSAIPFAEHLGGLDFGCMGLGPIFEAKGQHLSATPLLSSVVLAGSLLALAGSAQQHGDWLQAVIRGERRLALALEEGARHRPSDVAMAAVAEGDGYRLSGEKFWVIDGVGADAYVVAARTVGQPGEEAGISLFLVPADSQGVQCTALPLIDSRNSGRLRLDQVRVGREALLGEAGAAWAVLDAVLDRGRACLAAELLGAAQQLFETTVEYLKTRVQFDVPIGSFQALQHRAAHLYTELALARSAVMAGLSALDDPQLDAARRGRLVSLAKWKAGDTALQVANEAVQMHGGIGVTDELDVGLYLKRVRVAQACLGDRDFHCERYAALDAACA; this comes from the coding sequence ATGAACCTGCGTTACAACGAAGAACAACGCCTGCTGGCCGACAGTGCCCGCGACTTTCTTGCCGCGCGCAGCCCGGTGGCGGCGCAGCGGCGCTTGCGTGACCAGGGCGTGGCGCAAGGCTTTGACAGCCAGCTGTGGCGCGAGGCGGTCGAGCTGGGTTGGAGCGCCATCCCGTTTGCCGAGCACCTCGGCGGGCTGGACTTCGGGTGCATGGGCCTGGGGCCGATCTTCGAAGCCAAGGGTCAGCACCTGTCGGCGACGCCCTTGTTGTCCAGCGTGGTCCTGGCCGGCTCGCTGCTGGCCCTGGCCGGTTCGGCGCAGCAGCACGGCGACTGGCTGCAGGCGGTGATCCGGGGGGAGCGGCGCCTGGCGCTGGCGCTGGAGGAGGGCGCCCGTCACCGCCCCAGCGACGTGGCCATGGCGGCGGTCGCCGAGGGCGACGGTTATCGCCTGAGCGGGGAAAAATTCTGGGTCATCGATGGCGTCGGTGCCGATGCCTATGTGGTGGCGGCGCGTACCGTCGGCCAGCCCGGCGAAGAGGCCGGCATCAGCCTGTTCCTGGTGCCGGCCGACAGCCAGGGCGTGCAGTGCACGGCGCTGCCCCTGATCGACTCGCGCAACAGCGGGCGCCTGCGCCTTGACCAGGTGCGGGTGGGCCGCGAGGCGCTGCTGGGGGAAGCCGGGGCGGCCTGGGCGGTGTTGGACGCAGTGCTCGACCGCGGCCGCGCGTGCCTGGCGGCGGAGTTGCTGGGCGCTGCGCAGCAACTGTTCGAGACCACCGTGGAATACCTCAAGACGCGCGTACAGTTCGACGTGCCGATCGGCTCGTTCCAGGCCCTGCAGCACCGCGCCGCGCACCTGTACACCGAGCTGGCCCTGGCGCGCAGTGCGGTGATGGCCGGCCTTTCGGCACTCGACGACCCGCAACTGGACGCCGCCCGGCGTGGGCGGTTGGTCAGCCTGGCCAAGTGGAAAGCCGGTGATACCGCGCTGCAGGTCGCCAACGAAGCGGTGCAGATGCATGGCGGCATTGGCGTCACCGACGAACTGGATGTCGGCCTGTACCTCAAGCGGGTGCGGGTGGCCCAGGCCTGCCTGGGTGATCGCGACTTCCATTGCGAACGTTATGCCGCCCTCGACGCGGCCTGCGCCTGA
- a CDS encoding acyl-CoA dehydrogenase family protein — protein sequence MSTIEQFRHETRAWLEANCPQSMRTAMGEGDVVWGASQPQFANDDARLWFERMRDKRWFCPDWPEAYGGAGLDAEQLAVLESEMRRLKCRPPQINLGIWMLGPVLLAYGSEEQKRSLLPPMARGEVRWCQGFSEPNAGSDLASLKMAARGAGDHFVVDGSKIWTSYGDKSDWMYALVRTDSQAPKHEGISLIVLDMRSPGVKPVPIDLISGKSAFCQVFFDGVKVPKSQLIGPLNGGWNLGKYLLQHERKAMSKFGEFSLPSHFDLLALLREYLPQPRSQGELALQARAVACAMDEHAYGLTVQRMAEEGRAGDDISGLMAIMKLLHTEQERDKFEVLLDAMGGHALGWQAPGFSERELAVTRAWLNSYALTISGGASEVQLNVIAKRVLGLPDGKKGVSA from the coding sequence ATGAGCACGATAGAGCAATTCAGGCACGAAACCCGTGCCTGGCTGGAAGCCAACTGCCCGCAGTCGATGCGCACCGCCATGGGCGAAGGCGATGTGGTCTGGGGGGCCAGCCAGCCGCAGTTCGCCAATGACGATGCGCGCCTGTGGTTCGAGCGCATGCGCGACAAGCGCTGGTTCTGCCCCGACTGGCCCGAGGCCTACGGCGGTGCCGGGCTGGATGCCGAGCAGCTGGCGGTGCTGGAAAGCGAGATGCGCCGCCTCAAGTGCCGGCCGCCGCAGATCAACCTGGGCATCTGGATGCTCGGGCCGGTGTTGCTGGCCTATGGCAGCGAGGAGCAGAAGCGCAGCTTGCTGCCGCCCATGGCGCGGGGCGAGGTGCGCTGGTGCCAGGGCTTCTCGGAACCCAACGCCGGCTCCGACCTTGCCAGCCTGAAAATGGCCGCCCGTGGCGCCGGCGATCACTTCGTGGTCGATGGCAGCAAGATCTGGACCTCCTACGGCGACAAGTCCGACTGGATGTACGCGCTGGTGCGCACCGACAGCCAGGCGCCCAAGCACGAAGGCATCAGCCTGATCGTGCTGGACATGCGCAGCCCCGGGGTCAAGCCGGTGCCGATCGACCTGATCAGCGGCAAGTCGGCGTTCTGCCAGGTGTTCTTCGATGGCGTGAAGGTGCCCAAGAGCCAGCTGATCGGCCCGCTCAATGGCGGCTGGAACCTCGGCAAATACCTGCTGCAGCACGAGCGCAAGGCCATGTCGAAGTTCGGCGAGTTCAGCCTGCCGTCGCACTTCGACCTGTTGGCGCTGCTGCGCGAATACCTGCCGCAGCCGCGCAGCCAGGGCGAACTGGCGTTGCAGGCGCGAGCGGTGGCCTGCGCCATGGACGAGCATGCCTACGGCCTGACGGTGCAGCGCATGGCCGAGGAGGGGCGTGCCGGCGACGACATCAGCGGCCTGATGGCGATCATGAAACTGCTTCACACCGAGCAGGAACGCGACAAGTTCGAGGTGCTGCTCGACGCCATGGGTGGCCACGCCCTCGGCTGGCAGGCACCGGGCTTCAGCGAGCGCGAGCTGGCGGTGACCCGCGCCTGGCTCAACAGCTATGCGCTGACCATTTCCGGGGGCGCCTCGGAAGTGCAGCTCAATGTCATCGCCAAGCGCGTGCTTGGTTTGCCCGACGGCAAGAAAGGAGTGTCGGCATGA
- a CDS encoding acyl-CoA dehydrogenase family protein: MFVDLTPEQHALRRKVRDYFQALMTPELRERLRGQEGGELYRQTVRQMGRDGWLAVGWPKAHGGQGYAATEQLIFFEEANIAGAPLPFVTISTVGPALMEHGSAAQKERFLPGIAAGEIMFAIGYSEPDAGSDLAVLRTSARLDGEHFVVNGNKLWTSGAESADFIWLAARTDPSQARHKGVSILILDTRLPGFSSTVIPTTSNPTAATYYDNVQVPRDMLVGELHGGWKLITAQLNHERLGLGSWSDKVVGLFRRVYLWAKARDEQGRRAMDKAWVRSSLAECYARLEAMRLINLRIAANLEREHMDVALSSTTKVYGSESAIEILRRLSAIVGANGVVRGGSAAAALHGDLEYELRASVTVTFGGGTNEIQRELIAQFGLGMPRTQR; this comes from the coding sequence ATGTTCGTCGATCTTACTCCCGAGCAACATGCGCTGCGCCGCAAGGTGCGCGACTACTTCCAGGCGCTGATGACCCCCGAGCTGCGCGAGCGCCTGCGCGGCCAGGAAGGCGGTGAGCTGTATCGCCAGACCGTGCGCCAGATGGGCCGTGACGGCTGGCTGGCGGTGGGCTGGCCGAAGGCCCACGGCGGCCAGGGCTACGCCGCCACCGAGCAGCTGATCTTCTTCGAAGAGGCCAACATTGCCGGCGCGCCGCTGCCGTTCGTGACCATCAGCACGGTGGGCCCGGCGTTGATGGAACACGGCAGCGCGGCGCAGAAAGAGCGCTTTCTGCCGGGCATCGCCGCCGGTGAAATCATGTTCGCCATCGGCTACTCCGAACCCGATGCCGGCAGCGACCTGGCAGTGCTGCGCACCAGCGCCCGGCTGGACGGCGAGCACTTCGTGGTCAACGGCAACAAGCTGTGGACCTCGGGCGCCGAGTCGGCGGACTTCATCTGGCTGGCCGCACGCACCGACCCGAGCCAGGCGCGGCACAAGGGCGTGTCGATCCTGATCCTCGACACCCGCCTGCCGGGCTTCTCCAGCACGGTGATCCCGACCACCAGCAACCCGACCGCCGCCACCTACTACGACAACGTGCAGGTGCCCCGGGACATGCTGGTCGGCGAGCTGCACGGCGGCTGGAAGCTGATCACCGCGCAGCTCAACCACGAGCGCCTGGGCCTGGGCTCCTGGTCGGACAAGGTCGTCGGGCTGTTCCGCCGCGTCTACCTGTGGGCCAAGGCCCGCGACGAGCAGGGCCGGCGGGCGATGGACAAGGCCTGGGTGCGCAGTTCGCTGGCCGAGTGCTATGCGCGCCTGGAGGCGATGCGCCTGATCAACCTGCGCATCGCCGCCAACCTGGAGCGCGAGCACATGGACGTGGCGTTGAGCTCGACCACCAAGGTGTACGGCTCGGAATCGGCGATCGAGATCCTGCGCCGGCTGTCGGCCATCGTCGGCGCCAATGGCGTGGTCCGTGGCGGCTCGGCTGCGGCGGCGCTGCACGGTGACCTGGAGTACGAACTGCGCGCCTCGGTCACCGTGACCTTTGGCGGCGGCACCAATGAAATCCAGCGCGAGCTGATCGCCCAGTTCGGCCTGGGCATGCCGCGCACCCAGCGCTGA